The nucleotide window TGATGTTGCAGGGCTTAGAGGGAGCTGAAgaagtttgtttatttttaaatgcacttgCAGTAACGGCTTAAAACTTGCAAATAACAATACTTGGTAGTGCTTGTGATCTGAGAGCCTGATGGTGATGAGATTATGAAGTGGTTTCTGTGCTGGCCTAATATGTTATAtctgagaagaaggaaaaatggcattttaaaatatgaaggtAGTTTTATGATGATTAAGTTGGTACTAAAACTGCCTGGGGTTTGATTTATGTTCTTCCTTAGACCCTCcattctgctgctgtcacaagTAATAACTTCCCAGCCAGATAACCATTGCTAATAGTAACCTCAGCAGTAAAAGTTGTGGCTGTCATATTTTTGGATCAGTTTCACAGTTTGTTCAAATGGGGAAGCAAAGCATCTGTGAATACCTGATATCCTCCTGTCCtgggaggaagaaaattaaaatcatgaCATGCAGGATTTTAGGCTATTGAGCcttttgctgttcctgctgccttgggaagctgctgaggagggggTTGTATTTTCTGCATGTTGGCAGCAGACTGAAGGTTTCTGGCATGGATGGTGCtcaacagggtttttttcagtcatgttGTTATTGTTTGAGTAGATGTTTTAAGGAAgactttcttctctctccagacAAATATAGCTATGGAGCAAAAGCGAGCTGAATTCAGAAATCAACATGCCTGGAAAATTGGCATTGCTGAGTGATGTCTGCTGGGTTGTGCTCCTGGAACAGCGTGTGCAGGAACTGTTCTCTGGCTGCTCTGAATGTCCAGCACTCTTTGCAAACCCAGAAAGCTCCAGGAAGTGTTTAGGAATAAATAGGTGCTATGTTGAGCTGCCGCTCAAGATACCAGTAAAAGAATGGATGTGTTGAACACCTTCTATCAAAATCAGCCTTTAAATGTAGGGCTTAAAACTTAGGGAGTTTTGGAGCTTGTAAGAAAACCAGaggcatcacagaatcactcatttttctcttaaacCGAGTCAGAAATGCTGTAGGCAAAAGGTCTTTTTTTATGAAGGGTGAAATCACAGTTCTTTTGAAGCTGATGGCAAAACTTCCATTGGCTTCAGCACAGCTTACTTCTGTAGCATCAGGTGGTAATTCCCAGATCTAAAAACCAgttaaaagcttttgaaaataaaataaaaataaacccaggtGCAGTCCTAAAAAGACTTTGACATTTGGAAGCACAGGTCTAATATTTGTACTTGCATTTTATAACTGAGTCAGCATCAGGTGACTAAAAGTAGCTCATTCTGAAGAGTTACCTGCAGCTCAAGTATGAAATTATGCGGCCTTACCCTTTGGAGATTTTAATCCATGAATTCTGACCTCACTGTTCTGTGGTTTTGAGACTTCTAGCTGAGGTCTGTTACAATAATGTCTAGAATAGATGGGCTTTGGAGGAGAAATACTGTaaaactgttttggttttttttttcaagtttttaataGTTCAATTTTTCCAGAATTGTGAAAATAATCTATGTGATAAATTGTCATATTCTTGTCTAATACAAGTCTTCTTCACTTTCAGGTTTGAATTTTGTGAGCCATCCTTTGTCACTGGCAATTGTTTAGAGATTTCTCCAGACTGCACTCAGTATGACCGTGTTTACTGTGGTGCTGGAGTCCAGAAGGAGCACGAGGACTACATGAAGAACCTGTTGAAAGTTGGGGGAATTCTTGTCATGCCTCTAGAAGAGAAGGTTGAGTGCCTTTTTACTCATATTTCAGTTATTCTTAATTTTGATCTTGGTTTAGTCAGTAGCTGCTCCTTTAGCTTGCCCTTGTAGCAGGCTGAAGAAAGAATTAAGTGCACCAGTTTTCACTAGGACTGAAAACTGAACTCTGCACATTCCTAATATTTAAGAAATTGGTAGTTCTGCAGTCTTTCATATATTGCAATCTGTTGTTAATTACAGTTTTACTTTGACACTGCAAAAATATGAGCTAGGTTTTGTTCAGTTCTATAATTTAGTGTTCTTTatggcaaaacaaaacattttgcacCCTGACTGGCTTGTGAAAGAGCATGCAGGATGTCTCTCTTTACAAGTGTCAGTGGGTTCTTTTTAGTAAAAAGTGGGTTAAGTGCCTGACCTTTTACCTCTGTTGGGGAACTTGAGAGGAGCAGGGtgcagggttttttcccagtgcGAGGCTGTGCAGTGGGTCAGTGTAGGAGATTTGATCCGATGACCTTTTCAGGAGTGAGTGCTCGTGGTGACTCAGGAGTTTTCTCAGAGGTcagacacagctgctctggTCCAGCCTGGAGGAAGATCCGGGCAAGCAGAGTGACCCAAATTACCAGTGCCCATGCTCTGTTACAATAGATGAAGTTACTTGGGGCTAATCCTGCAAGGAGTTCTcagttttttttcaaaaaaccaCCATTGTTTCTCCTTATCACCTTTTACTATTGCAGCTTCCAGTACTTCAACTTGTCCAGGCAGAAAAGtcatttgttcatttttttttgttcaaaaatcTCACTGTAGTTCCCACAATGGACAATAATCTACCTGTTTTGCTTCAGTTGACTAAGATAACTCGGACTGGTCCTTCTGCCTGGGAGACAAAGAAGattcttgctgtttcttttgctCCTTTGATTCAGCCAAACCATGCAGATTCAGGAAAATCAAAGCTCGTTCACTTGCGTGAGTACAGACATTTGTGAGCATGAGGGAGGTTCCTTCTGCTGCTTGGCTGTGAGCTGTAACATCCTTGGGAATCCTTTCAAGGAAAATTACTCCAAGCCCTTCCTTTTTTTGAACAGTTGTCTGTCTTGTGCAAGAATTGGAGTTGTATGATCTAGATTCTaaatcacagactcacagaatggtctgggttggaagggaccttaaagatcatccaattCCAATAtccctgctgtggacaggaACACCTTCCGCTGGGCCATCATTCTAAACACAAATGATTTCTTGTGAAGTTGTACCTGGACTTTGCAGGGTGTTTTATCCTTGTTTTTGCACATTCTGTTCCAGTCCTGAATGATTGAATCCTGTCGTGGTTCTCGGGCACTGTGCCACAAGGAGGGGAAATACACAAGCAGTACCTGTGAACAAATGTTCTATCTGCTCAAAGATTCTCACCCTCAGCAATCCAGAATTATCCTGAACCTGGAATGCTTGAGGGATACAAGTTGTGCAGTTCTTGGTTAGCTGTTTGAAATGCTATCAGTGGCCCCAATCTTTAGATTAAGACTTCAGTGTCAAGAGGCCTCTTAAGAACACATGAAGACAGAGGTACTTTCATAAAGAGATTAGTCAGGCTTTGGCCTTAACCTGGAAAGGTGtctgcaggacacagaggagCTCAGGAAACAGTGTACAGCATGCTAGAAAGTCCAGTAAGTGCATGTTTCAGCATGATCTCACTTTGTAGTGAGACCTGCATGTAAATTACATGTAATTATTTCCTGCTTCCTTCACTCAGGTCCCCGGAAAGCTCACTTGTTGGCAGAGGACAGGGACTTTTTGTATCAGTTTTAATTCATTTTAGTTCATGGATCTGTGTGCatcaatacattttttaaacatttttgctgcatttctgagCTGGCAGCAAATAAGTGCAGAAGACAGAATAGTCTTCCAAACCATTAATGTGGGAGGCATTTTAATACAGGAACTTACTGTAATGTTTCTATAATTACTTTTACAAAGTGGTTTCCAGCCTGTCTTCACCCACTAAGTCTGAAGCAGTTTTTGAACAGCATAAATAGTACTTGTGTTTTATAAGTGCAGAGCTTGGCAAAGCTGAAGGAACTGTACAATAGAAAAATCATTTTATGGAAGAGTTAAACAGACTTCAGGTCTAGTTATCTACCACAGGAAAATACCTTATTCTGTGTCATTAAACagtcacagctcccagcactaAGTCTGCATTCATACAATCTTTAAGATTACAATAATTGAGAACTTGAAATCAAAGTAGGAAGTTTTTTAATGAGAGAAATGCACaattaaattttgtttggaAAGTTGCAACACAGTTTATCCGAGTTGACAGGAGCTGAATAGAGCTGTTTGTGTAATCCCAGCAGGGAATTCAAATGGCCTAATTTAATCTGAGCAAACAGAACTTTTCCTGGGAGTACTTTTGGGGGAgtttctctgtctctgctcaCGGGTTTCGTTTGGTTGCAGCCCCCGTGGCCGTTCGCAGCCTGCAGGACCTGGCTCGCATCGCCATCCGAGGCACCATCAAGAAAATCATCCATCAGGAGGCGATGAGCAAGGCTGGGAACGGGCTGAAGAACCCCCCCCGGTTCAAACGGAGGCGGGTCCGGCGCCGGCGCATGGAAACCATCGTGTTCCTGGACAAGGAGGTGTTCGCCAGCCACATCTCCAACCCCTCGGACGACAACAACAACAGCGAGGACATCGAGGaggagaggccagaggaggaggaaaccaAACCCTCTGAACTGAAGCCAGACCCTCCTGTAAACTTTTTGAGAGAAAAGGTCTTGAGCCTGCCTTTGCCCGATCCCTTGAAGTATTACTTGCTTTATTACAGGGAAAagtagtttttcttcttctagaAAGCGGGAAGTAGGCAGAGAATAAAGTATTCCTTAGGGCTTGACAAACGTGTCCCACTTGCTTGCCTGCGAATGTGACACCTGAGGCAGTAGGCTGGCTGGGGAATGTGGCTGCTGTAAACTTCGACATTATAGCTTTTTTGagttccttctttcttctcagttGTGTGCTATAGTTTTATCCTACAGCAGGGATTCCTTAGGAAGCAAGTTGGTGAAGTGCTCAGCTTATGGAAAGGAGGATTTAATTCCCTTAAAACTAACTGCAGGAGATATTCCTAAAAATCTCATGGCTGCTCCACTGAATATGAGTTTGGAAAAACTCCTAAGCAGTTCCCCAAAGACCTTTCCTGTCTGTGCTCTCTCCCACTAAACCTGCCATGTGTTTGCCATGGTGTGTGTTTAATGGAGGATGAAGATTATTAGTTAAAACCTGACCTGGCAAATCTTGTTTCTTCCAGTAATCTGAAAAAGCACAACttttacagaaaggaaagaatttttggCATTACCCTTGTGGCATCCAGATTTTGAATGAGAAGGAAAGCATCAGCTCCCCTTTGGTTGGTCTGTTTTGCCTATAAATTATGtataatttttcagtgaaaagtgTTTTacaaaatgctggtttttaatGGAGAACACCTGTTCTGGTGAATgagttggtgtttttttttttttttttaaagcacaggaGGCAAGTGAGGAATTGCAAAGCTGTTTAGCTTTGACAGGATGCAGGGGTAGTTAGGGTTGGGACTGTTGTCTCTGGAAATGTTTACAGAGTAATTCTGAATGGGGAAAGGGGTAGAGAcgagctgcagagcagtgagtTTGTGAAAGCTGAAAGCAGAATCTGGGTTTTGCTGTTGTGTGAGATAACTTAGATCGTCTGGGCTGTACAGAGTGTGGTGCGGAGCACCAGCCTGAGCAGTAAATCAGCCAAACGGAGTTTTGTGGAGTCTGCAGAATGTGAAAGCAGCATAGAGAGCCACATTGGTGCAGTTCTTAGGTGTGTTCCTCTGTGTGTGCccctgctgtggcagggtgGCTGGAATGCAGCTCGTGCACGAGAGTGGAATGAAATTGCTCAGCTTGGCAGGTAATTTTATTCCTGCAACAATGAAGCAGAAATTTTAACAGGCTCACGTGGAAGGACTTGTCACTCTGCAGTTCTGTGGATGTGAGCTGTAATTTTTATTCCCAAGTCTTTCTGTCATGGTGATGGAAGGAGATGCTATGGAATCATAGGATCACaagatggtttgggttggaagggaccttaacgGGACctcatctcgttccaactccctgccatggacaggggcaccttccattaggccaggttgctcccaatgctatccagcctggccttgagcagttccaggaatggggaggcCACGGTGTCTGTGGACAATAAAATACTGTCTTTAGAAGAGGTTTACTTGGTTCAGCCTGTTTGAAAAATCTACCTAAACTGGTAAAGGCTGGAAAGAAACCCTGGAGTTTGTGTTGATGTGAAATGGTCCTAAAGCTGGGGGGCTGGAAGGCTCTCCCAGTAGGCAATGAAGCTGTGTTAAGGCATTGCCCCATGAGAAGCACTTAAGTTGGTATCACTTTGAtatcttttggtttttttcatgtgtgcTGTCTCCTCATTTTCTGAGGAGGAATGAGTGAAGACTGTATTGCCAAATGGTCCTGAGTTGCACAACTTGCTTCATGAAAAATAGTTTCCAAGTTCTGTGtggctttgaaaataaatgagttGCTTGTATGTCTAAGCCTGAAGTGGAGAACTTTTCCTTGCTTAACaggatttttgtgtttctttgggAATATTATCTGATAATCCTGTATCATGTGGCTGCTGGCACATAACACAGTCATAGGCTGGGTTTTGCCTCTGGTTTCCTGTCTCCACTTCTGGTCTCAGTGGTACCCCCAAGCTGTCTTTCTCCCTTGGATTTTGATTTCCTTATTTGCAGTGGGGCCGTTCTGTGGCCACTGAGCTGATGGTTTCCTGTAAAGGTGCACGTCCCCGTCCTGTGATTTTGGCAACTCCCATGAATTTCTTTCTACAAATGCAAGTCCTGAATGTGGTGGTAAATAGAGGCTTAATAGAAGTGTGTAATTATTCTCAGTGCTTCCCTACAGGCTGTGCCCTCTTATTGGTTGGAAAATTCTGCTTAATAGGTGTCGTGCCAGGTATGTGCCTTTCTGGATTGTGGCACAATTTCCACACCCCTCCATAGTACAGGGTGCCTCCTGCTTTTGGCTGCCAGGTCATCCTTCAGTTTAGTCACAACACTTTTAAAGAAGTTCCcttaaaaatgacattaaacTTCAGGTTCCTGTTAGTAAGCCTTGCAGAGATTCTGTTAAAGCTGACTGGTTGAGAGAGGATTATCTTTCATTTATcccttgtttcatttttatccccatcccagccccagtTGCAAAAGGTATTTTATCAGATTTTTCACcagatttgccttttttattgcatttgcTAGATTTTTGTAGCTTTCTATAAGATGCATAAATACTGCTATTTTTTCCTGGATAAGgttgaataaataaatatatatatacaggaAATTTATGTTCTAGGTTGTCAAATTGTCCCCTTGtccaaaaaaaccacagatcTAAGCAGATAGTAGAAATTTTATGTATAATATAACTGTGAAATAGTATTGCTTATAGCCTGTAAATAAAGGGCAGttgtaaatacattttcccTGTGCACAAGCACTTGCACTGTGGTTTTGTAGGCATTTCTAACAGAGGGGttgaggcagagctgggtttgTATGGATCTGTGAGCTGTCCAGGAATTGTAcctgctttgtttccttttgtgttcTAAGTAgttgtcactttttttttgtgtgtgactCCTTTTACGTTTTGATCCTGCAGTAAATTTGCAAAAAGAACTGAACTTCGAGCTGCTTTAGTCATGAGTGTGTAAGCTGAAAAATCTCTGTATAGAAACGAGAGTTAATTTGGCCTGAGGCATGCAGAAGTGTTATGCATCTTAAACTTTATTAATAAGTGTTTCTGTATCAATAAATTCAGTAAAGACTTTCTAGCCTTCTTACCATGGCTTTGCATCATGTTGTGATTAGAATACTTTGTAGGTGAGTGCTTATTTCCATGATTGGAGGTCAAGACACAAAACCATGAGAAAAATTGCTTAATCATGTGGTGCAGGTGCATAGTTTTAGATGAACTCTGCAGAATGTGATCTCTCAAACCTGATGAGTTCCAAACCTTGACGTCATGCAGTTGTGCAGGATGATTTTTGGGATCAGCACACAGAGAACCGATCTAGATTTAATGTATCAGAGTGGTTAAAGAGTGAACTCACTTCCCTGGCTGTTTGAGTATAAACAACACATGTCAAAAGGTGATTTAGTCCATTTCTGTACTTCAAGGAGGTGCCTAAGCCAACCATGTCAGGAGTTTGTTCTGTGCATTGTGAACTGCAGCTCCCCTCTTGTCCCTGGGCTCTGTCTGGGTGTTTAATTAACGTGGATTTTTAAGAGCTGGTGTTCAAGGCTTTCATTTCTCCAGCACTGAGAACAATATTTTGGTTTCAGCTGTGGTAGGAATCTGATCATAATAGCAAATACAGCTGCTGCTAATTAAGTGAATCTGTTAACCTTTATTCCATAGCATAATTGCCTGTCTGTATGTTTCTTCCTGTCATCTGTGTGTATCATAAATGTCCTTTACCCA belongs to Corvus moneduloides isolate bCorMon1 chromosome 17, bCorMon1.pri, whole genome shotgun sequence and includes:
- the PCMTD2 gene encoding protein-L-isoaspartate O-methyltransferase domain-containing protein 2; this encodes MGGAVSAGEDNDELIDNLKEAQYIRTELVEQAFRAIDRADYYLEEFKDNAYKDLAWKHGNIHLSAPCIYSEVMEALDLQPGLSFLNLGSGTGYLSSMVGLILGPFGVNHGVELHSDVIEYAKQKLDFFIKTSDSFDKFEFCEPSFVTGNCLEISPDCTQYDRVYCGAGVQKEHEDYMKNLLKVGGILVMPLEEKLTKITRTGPSAWETKKILAVSFAPLIQPNHADSGKSKLVHLPPVAVRSLQDLARIAIRGTIKKIIHQEAMSKAGNGLKNPPRFKRRRVRRRRMETIVFLDKEVFASHISNPSDDNNNSEDIEEERPEEEETKPSELKPDPPVNFLREKVLSLPLPDPLKYYLLYYREK